Proteins from one Mycolicibacter virginiensis genomic window:
- a CDS encoding alpha/beta hydrolase family protein: MSAKHDYDRIPYLIAYQNNSGVRDVYGGVAELVVLESYLLRPKDTPSDTVLVFMHPIGGGAYLPMVNALARAGHHVIYCNSRFRGTDSALLMEKVVEDLGQCISDAKNRLGYAKVVLAGWSGGGSLSLFYQQQAQHPTVTASPSGDGPDLTKLNLIPADGVMLLAAHISRHGTLTEWLDASILDESDPTKRDPELDLYNPDNPNQPPYSAEFLDRYRAAQIDRNRRITSWVKAKLAEFTEAGLPDQEFGFVVHGTMADPRWLDPTVDPNDRAPGSCYLGEPAVVNMSPVGLARFCTLRSWLSQWSYDDAHGDGVDCGRDIAVPTLVIGNMADDACTPSHTRRLFEAIGTSDKAMHEIPGANHYYAGADQRDALRQAVTIVSDWLTQHDFVGSSA; this comes from the coding sequence ATGAGCGCCAAGCACGATTACGACCGAATCCCCTACCTGATTGCCTACCAGAACAATTCGGGCGTACGGGACGTCTACGGCGGGGTCGCCGAACTGGTGGTGCTGGAGAGCTACCTGCTGCGGCCCAAGGACACGCCGAGCGACACCGTGCTGGTGTTCATGCACCCGATCGGCGGCGGTGCCTACCTTCCGATGGTCAATGCCCTGGCGCGCGCCGGGCACCACGTCATCTACTGCAACAGTCGATTCCGCGGCACCGACTCGGCGCTGCTGATGGAGAAGGTGGTCGAAGACCTCGGCCAGTGCATCTCCGACGCCAAGAATCGGCTCGGCTACGCCAAGGTGGTGCTGGCCGGATGGAGCGGTGGAGGCTCGCTGTCGCTGTTCTACCAACAGCAGGCACAGCACCCGACGGTCACCGCCAGCCCGTCCGGTGACGGACCCGACCTGACCAAGCTGAACCTGATCCCCGCCGACGGCGTGATGCTGCTGGCCGCACACATCAGCCGCCACGGCACGCTCACTGAATGGCTGGACGCCTCGATTCTCGACGAGTCCGACCCAACCAAGCGCGACCCGGAACTGGATCTCTACAACCCGGACAACCCCAACCAACCGCCCTACAGCGCGGAGTTCCTGGACCGCTACCGGGCCGCCCAGATCGACCGCAATCGCCGGATCACCAGCTGGGTCAAGGCGAAACTCGCCGAGTTCACGGAGGCCGGGCTACCCGATCAGGAGTTCGGATTCGTCGTGCACGGCACCATGGCCGACCCGCGCTGGCTGGATCCCACGGTCGACCCCAACGACCGCGCCCCCGGCAGCTGCTACCTGGGCGAGCCCGCGGTGGTGAACATGAGCCCGGTCGGGTTGGCACGGTTCTGCACGCTGCGCAGCTGGCTGTCGCAGTGGAGCTACGACGACGCCCACGGCGACGGGGTGGACTGCGGCCGCGATATCGCAGTGCCCACCCTGGTGATCGGCAACATGGCCGACGACGCCTGCACGCCCAGCCACACCCGCCGACTCTTCGAGGCGATCGGCACCAGCGACAAGGCGATGCACGAAATCCCCGGCGCCAACCACTATTACGCCGGCGCGGATCAGCGTGACGCGCTGCGACAGGCCGTAACGATCGTCAGTGATTGGCTGACCCAGCATGATTTCGTAGGCTCGTCGGCATGA
- a CDS encoding hydroxymethylglutaryl-CoA lyase, giving the protein MSTLPRQVAIREVALRDGLQIEAPIPLSAKLELLAAIAATGVREVEVTSFVSPTKVPALADAAELAAELWRYPELEFSALVASPGGAVRAVAAGLKSLEYVVCASDAFSTANVGRPTAQAVAAIADIAGIAHDAGASVEVIIATAWDCPFEGPTEPGRVTDIVASASAFGIDRLAIADTIGTATPRRVTDLIAAVQPIIGDIPLGAHFHNTRGSGLACAYAAVQAGITRLDASAGGLGGCPFAPGATGNIATEDLVYLLGDSGIDTGIDLDAAIAAAGVASTVVGHGLPSALLAAGDRKRV; this is encoded by the coding sequence GTGAGCACACTGCCCAGACAGGTCGCGATCCGTGAGGTCGCGCTGCGCGACGGACTGCAGATCGAAGCGCCGATCCCGTTAAGCGCCAAGCTCGAACTGCTGGCCGCGATCGCCGCCACCGGCGTGCGCGAGGTCGAGGTGACCTCCTTCGTCTCCCCGACCAAAGTCCCGGCCCTCGCCGATGCGGCAGAGCTGGCCGCCGAGCTGTGGCGCTACCCCGAACTGGAGTTCTCCGCCCTGGTCGCCAGCCCCGGTGGCGCAGTCCGGGCGGTAGCCGCCGGCCTGAAGTCCCTCGAGTACGTGGTGTGCGCCTCGGATGCCTTCAGCACCGCCAATGTCGGGCGTCCCACGGCCCAGGCCGTCGCGGCGATCGCCGACATCGCCGGTATCGCCCATGACGCCGGCGCCTCGGTCGAGGTCATCATCGCCACCGCCTGGGACTGTCCATTCGAAGGCCCAACCGAGCCCGGCCGCGTCACCGACATCGTCGCCTCGGCAAGCGCTTTCGGCATCGACCGGCTGGCCATCGCCGACACCATCGGCACCGCCACTCCCCGGCGCGTCACCGATCTGATCGCAGCGGTGCAGCCGATCATCGGCGACATCCCGCTGGGAGCGCACTTCCACAACACCCGCGGCTCGGGGCTGGCCTGCGCCTACGCGGCGGTTCAGGCGGGAATCACCCGGCTCGACGCCTCGGCCGGCGGCCTGGGCGGCTGCCCGTTCGCCCCTGGCGCCACCGGCAATATCGCCACCGAGGACCTGGTCTACCTGCTCGGTGACAGCGGCATCGACACCGGTATCGATCTGGATGCCGCGATCGCCGCGGCCGGCGTGGCCAGCACGGTGGTCGGCCACGGGCTGCCCAGCGCCCTGCTGGCCGCCGGAGACCGGAAGCGGGTCTGA
- a CDS encoding homogentisate 1,2-dioxygenase: MESFVHLRKGTTPHRLHADLDGLKDDELGRGGFTGRTANMYRRNDPTAYRAEGPLRPVDVLAALLQPTDASDAGGDPLLLFSNAECRIRLSRRSAAMPFHIRYVDGDLLCFVHAGSGRLETEFGPLDYREGDWLYLPKATTWRQLPAAETTLLMIEATDEFRVPPPGPLGRHFPFDPSLIVIPEPVPIDDDRRDSYEVRLIHDGGPTTLHYQHNPIDVEGWRGDNFAFSFNIADYNVVTSDSVHLPPTVHLFMQATGVYVMNFLPKPAEGVAGTERTPWYHRNVDYDEIAFFHGGSLYGIPMPPGLISHAPQGVHHGAPEKARERARRKFDDYQRVDWQVIAIDTRRRLIPSPEVLAADLGQHA; encoded by the coding sequence ATGGAATCCTTCGTCCACCTGCGCAAAGGCACCACGCCCCATCGCCTGCACGCCGACCTCGACGGCCTCAAGGACGACGAGCTGGGCCGTGGCGGCTTCACCGGCCGCACCGCCAACATGTACCGGCGCAATGACCCGACCGCCTACCGCGCCGAAGGGCCGCTGCGGCCCGTCGATGTGCTGGCCGCACTCCTGCAACCGACCGATGCCTCCGACGCCGGCGGTGACCCACTGTTGCTGTTCAGCAACGCCGAATGCCGCATCCGGCTGTCCCGGCGCTCGGCCGCAATGCCGTTTCACATCCGCTACGTCGACGGCGACCTGCTCTGCTTCGTGCACGCCGGGTCGGGGCGACTGGAGACCGAATTCGGCCCGCTGGACTACCGCGAGGGCGACTGGCTGTATCTGCCCAAGGCGACCACCTGGCGACAGCTACCCGCGGCCGAAACGACGCTGCTGATGATCGAGGCCACCGACGAGTTCCGGGTTCCACCGCCCGGTCCGCTGGGTCGGCACTTCCCGTTCGACCCTTCCCTGATCGTCATCCCGGAACCAGTACCCATCGACGACGATAGGCGCGACAGCTACGAGGTCCGGCTGATCCATGACGGCGGGCCGACAACGCTGCACTACCAACACAATCCGATCGACGTCGAGGGCTGGCGCGGCGACAACTTCGCGTTCTCGTTCAACATCGCCGACTACAACGTGGTGACGTCCGACAGCGTGCACCTACCCCCGACGGTGCACTTGTTCATGCAGGCCACCGGGGTGTACGTGATGAACTTCCTACCCAAGCCCGCCGAAGGGGTGGCGGGCACCGAACGCACACCGTGGTACCACCGCAACGTCGACTACGACGAGATCGCGTTCTTCCACGGCGGTTCGCTTTACGGGATTCCGATGCCGCCCGGCCTGATCAGCCACGCCCCGCAAGGCGTGCATCACGGCGCACCCGAGAAGGCCCGCGAGCGGGCGCGCCGCAAGTTCGACGACTACCAGCGGGTGGACTGGCAGGTCATCGCCATCGACACCCGACGCCGCCTCATCCCCTCCCCCGAAGTTCTCGCCGCCGACCTAGGACAGCACGCATGA
- a CDS encoding crotonase/enoyl-CoA hydratase family protein — protein sequence MSYENLTVRRDGHVLIIGLNRPDKRNAFNAAMLRELACAYGEFEADASLRAAVLYGEGPMFTAGLDLASVAGDIANNVSQVPDGGINPWQVDGRQLSKPVVTAVHGKVLTLGIELMLAGDIAVAAESATFAQLEIARGIYPFGGATIRFPRAAGWGNAMRWILTADTFDAREAHRIGIVQEVVADGEQLARAVEIAHTIARQAPLGVQATLRSARQAVRDGDAAAEAALVPGVQKLFASEDAAIGVQAFLTRGTAEFVGR from the coding sequence GTGAGCTACGAAAACCTGACCGTCCGCCGCGACGGGCATGTACTGATCATCGGCCTCAACCGGCCCGACAAGCGCAACGCATTCAACGCCGCAATGCTGCGCGAGCTGGCCTGCGCCTACGGGGAATTCGAGGCCGACGCCAGCCTGCGCGCCGCCGTGCTCTACGGCGAGGGGCCGATGTTCACCGCCGGCCTGGACCTGGCCAGTGTCGCCGGCGACATCGCCAACAACGTCTCGCAAGTTCCCGACGGCGGCATCAACCCGTGGCAGGTCGACGGCCGGCAACTGTCCAAACCGGTCGTCACCGCCGTGCACGGCAAGGTGCTGACACTGGGAATCGAGCTGATGCTGGCCGGCGACATCGCCGTCGCCGCCGAGTCGGCCACCTTCGCGCAACTGGAAATCGCCCGTGGCATATACCCCTTCGGCGGGGCCACCATCCGATTCCCCCGGGCGGCCGGCTGGGGTAACGCCATGCGGTGGATCCTGACTGCCGACACCTTCGATGCCCGCGAGGCCCATCGCATCGGCATCGTGCAGGAGGTAGTAGCCGACGGCGAGCAGTTGGCCCGCGCCGTCGAGATCGCCCACACCATCGCCCGGCAGGCGCCGCTGGGCGTGCAGGCCACCCTGCGCAGCGCCCGGCAGGCGGTGCGCGACGGGGACGCCGCGGCCGAGGCCGCCCTGGTCCCAGGCGTGCAGAAGCTGTTCGCCAGTGAGGACGCCGCCATCGGGGTGCAGGCATTCCTGACCCGCGGCACCGCGGAGTTCGTCGGCCGCTGA
- a CDS encoding TetR/AcrR family transcriptional regulator: MSTQRELSSKGRLTRGAIEQAARELFAERGFHGTTLADITSAAGKSTAVLYRYFRDKEDLLAALAESFLTQVVEPSGFKMRLPESPEDTEFFSSVVSAYWSMFKPNIGVMIAVAQLAATSERFAALQNEFRRFGMEIVAASVRRAQQQGYGVELDPDHIAAAIALLFENFTVVFVGPSGPGWRISDSDAIETLSTIWRKTLYGR, from the coding sequence ATGTCCACCCAGCGTGAGCTCAGTTCGAAGGGACGCCTGACGCGCGGTGCGATCGAGCAGGCCGCCCGAGAACTGTTTGCCGAACGCGGATTCCACGGCACCACACTGGCCGACATCACGTCTGCCGCCGGAAAGTCCACGGCGGTGCTCTACCGGTACTTCCGCGACAAGGAAGATCTGCTGGCCGCGCTGGCCGAGTCGTTTCTCACCCAGGTGGTCGAGCCGTCCGGATTCAAGATGCGACTGCCGGAGTCCCCGGAGGACACTGAGTTCTTCTCGTCGGTGGTCAGCGCCTACTGGTCCATGTTCAAGCCGAACATCGGCGTCATGATCGCGGTCGCGCAGCTGGCAGCGACCAGCGAGCGATTCGCCGCACTGCAGAACGAGTTCCGCCGGTTCGGTATGGAGATCGTCGCCGCCTCGGTGCGGCGCGCACAGCAGCAGGGCTACGGCGTCGAACTCGACCCCGACCACATCGCGGCCGCCATCGCGCTGCTGTTCGAGAATTTCACCGTCGTGTTCGTCGGCCCGTCGGGGCCGGGATGGCGGATCAGTGACAGCGACGCCATCGAGACGCTGTCGACGATCTGGAGAAAGACCCTGTACGGCCGTTGA
- a CDS encoding CaiB/BaiF CoA transferase family protein: MTPTPAGALDGIRVLELGTLISGPFAGRLLGDMGAEVIKIELPGKPDPLRTWGQAELDGHHFFWTVHARNKKAVTLDLRTERGRELFLELVDKSDIVVENFRPGTLERWGLGFDTLRQRNRGIILVRVSGYGQTGPDAHKAGYASVAEAASGLRHMNGFPGGPPPRLALSLGDSLAGMFAAQGALAALYRRTVTGEGQVVDVALTESCLAIQESTIPDYDVGGVVRGPSGTRLEGIAPSNIYQSADGSWVVIAANQDTVFARLCQAMGRPELISDPRFADHGARGRNQDELDAIIGDWAAQRAPDAIIATLSDAGVISGPINTVAEVVKDPQLWARGMLAEHWDEGAERTVLGPGVMPVLSESPGTIRNAGSARPGQHNDEVYAGLLGKSSAQIDALRTEGVL, translated from the coding sequence ATGACGCCAACTCCCGCGGGTGCGCTCGACGGAATCCGGGTTCTGGAGCTCGGCACGCTGATCTCCGGGCCGTTCGCCGGGCGACTGCTCGGCGACATGGGCGCCGAGGTCATCAAGATCGAACTGCCCGGCAAACCCGACCCGCTGCGCACCTGGGGACAGGCCGAACTCGACGGGCACCACTTCTTCTGGACCGTGCACGCCCGCAACAAAAAGGCCGTCACCCTCGACCTGCGGACCGAACGCGGCCGCGAGCTGTTCCTTGAGCTCGTCGACAAGTCCGACATCGTCGTGGAGAACTTCCGCCCCGGCACACTGGAGCGCTGGGGTCTGGGCTTTGACACCCTGCGTCAGCGCAATCGGGGAATCATCCTGGTGCGGGTGTCCGGCTACGGACAGACCGGACCGGACGCCCACAAGGCCGGCTACGCCTCGGTCGCCGAGGCAGCCAGCGGGCTGCGGCACATGAACGGCTTTCCCGGCGGACCGCCGCCACGGCTGGCCCTCTCCCTTGGCGACAGCCTCGCGGGCATGTTCGCCGCCCAAGGTGCCCTAGCCGCCCTCTACCGTCGCACGGTCACCGGTGAGGGCCAGGTGGTCGATGTCGCCCTCACCGAATCCTGTTTGGCCATCCAGGAATCCACCATCCCCGACTACGACGTCGGCGGCGTGGTGCGCGGACCGTCAGGCACCCGGCTGGAAGGCATCGCCCCGTCGAACATCTACCAGTCGGCCGACGGCAGCTGGGTGGTGATCGCCGCCAACCAGGACACTGTGTTCGCCCGGCTCTGCCAGGCCATGGGACGGCCCGAGCTGATATCCGATCCACGGTTCGCCGACCACGGTGCACGCGGCCGCAATCAGGATGAATTGGACGCGATCATCGGCGACTGGGCTGCGCAACGGGCGCCCGATGCCATCATCGCGACGCTCAGCGATGCCGGGGTGATCTCCGGGCCCATCAACACCGTCGCCGAGGTCGTCAAAGACCCGCAGCTGTGGGCGCGCGGCATGCTCGCCGAGCACTGGGACGAAGGCGCCGAGCGCACCGTGCTGGGACCCGGTGTCATGCCCGTGCTCTCGGAGAGCCCGGGCACCATCCGCAACGCCGGTTCGGCGCGGCCCGGCCAGCACAACGACGAGGTCTACGCCGGCCTGCTCGGCAAGTCCAGCGCACAGATCGACGCCCTACGCACCGAGGGGGTGCTGTGA
- a CDS encoding TetR/AcrR family transcriptional regulator, which produces MAAPGKALTHKERLLRQGMRSFYASGFHGTTVDAILAASGVPKGSFYHHFGSKDAFGLAVLARYMQMQLDALATWSDDETLSTTEKLTGYFDALTQAFVRSGFQRACLAGKFSTELAADSEPFRASLGAALDGWHGALSALMRAGQERGDVRDDRSADELAHSVLALIQGAFVIALSARDTRALEAVGASFGPLIQPRV; this is translated from the coding sequence ATGGCGGCTCCGGGAAAAGCGCTGACGCACAAGGAGCGACTGCTTCGTCAGGGCATGAGGTCGTTTTATGCGTCCGGGTTCCACGGCACCACCGTCGACGCCATCTTGGCCGCCTCCGGGGTGCCGAAGGGCTCCTTCTACCACCACTTCGGTTCCAAGGATGCGTTCGGCCTGGCGGTGCTGGCCCGCTACATGCAAATGCAGCTGGATGCGCTGGCCACCTGGTCCGACGATGAAACCCTCAGTACCACTGAGAAACTCACTGGCTACTTCGATGCGCTCACCCAGGCGTTCGTACGGTCGGGCTTTCAGCGGGCGTGTCTGGCCGGCAAGTTCTCCACCGAGCTGGCGGCCGACTCCGAGCCGTTCCGGGCCTCCCTCGGTGCCGCGCTGGACGGTTGGCATGGCGCCCTGAGTGCGCTGATGCGGGCCGGCCAGGAACGCGGCGACGTGCGCGACGATCGGTCTGCCGACGAGCTTGCGCACAGCGTGCTGGCGCTGATCCAGGGTGCGTTCGTCATCGCGCTATCCGCGCGCGACACCCGGGCGCTCGAGGCCGTCGGTGCCAGCTTCGGTCCATTGATTCAACCGCGGGTGTAG
- a CDS encoding DUF6285 domain-containing protein, which produces MSTGRRPTAAELVAAVTEFLDTSLVNPDEHGATDSQVRFHARVAANALRIVERELRDTSGGVVSEALAGLGFADEAELAAAIRAGDLDNRPEALTACLYTLVEHRLAIDHPGYAQ; this is translated from the coding sequence ATGAGCACCGGGCGCCGCCCCACCGCGGCCGAACTCGTCGCCGCGGTCACCGAATTCCTCGACACTTCGCTGGTCAATCCCGACGAACACGGCGCCACCGACAGCCAGGTCAGGTTTCACGCGCGGGTGGCGGCCAACGCACTGCGTATCGTCGAACGGGAGTTACGCGACACCAGCGGTGGTGTCGTGTCCGAGGCCCTGGCCGGGCTGGGATTCGCCGACGAGGCAGAGCTGGCCGCCGCCATCCGGGCCGGTGACCTCGACAACCGGCCCGAGGCGCTGACCGCGTGCCTGTACACGCTGGTGGAGCATCGACTGGCGATCGACCATCCGGGATACGCCCAATAG
- a CDS encoding acyl-CoA dehydrogenase family protein, which produces MDFTLPQHLPGVLAEMDDFIEREIAPLQAEHMQYFDHRREFARTDVERGGVPRREWEELLDEMRRRADAAGWLRYGLPASLGGRDGTNVDMAVIREHLAHKGLGLHNDLQDESSIVGNFPQVIMMERFGTDEQRREFSQAMITGERSMAFGLTEPEHGSDATWLETRAELDGDTWVINGAKRFNTGVHRATHDLVFARTSGDAGSARGITAFLVPTDTPGFTIPFYWWTFNMPTDHGEVELRNVRVPAEAVLGEVDGGLDVAQTFLHENRIRQAASSLGAAQYCIDRAAEYARQRIVFGKPLSVNQAVQWPLAELQTEAQMVRLLVNYAAWHLDRDHHLEVSDKVSMANYRANRLVCEAADRAIQIHGGIGYTRHEQFEHIYRHHRRYRITEGAEEIQIRRVAQRLFGFDRRR; this is translated from the coding sequence ATGGATTTCACACTGCCCCAACATCTTCCCGGTGTGCTCGCCGAGATGGACGACTTCATCGAGCGCGAGATCGCACCGCTGCAGGCCGAGCACATGCAGTATTTCGACCACCGGCGCGAGTTCGCCCGCACCGACGTGGAACGTGGCGGCGTCCCGCGACGCGAGTGGGAAGAGCTGCTCGATGAGATGCGCCGGCGCGCGGATGCGGCCGGCTGGCTGCGGTACGGGTTGCCGGCCTCCCTGGGCGGCCGAGACGGAACCAACGTCGACATGGCGGTGATCCGGGAACACCTGGCCCACAAGGGCCTCGGCCTGCACAACGACCTGCAGGACGAGTCGTCGATCGTCGGGAACTTCCCGCAGGTGATCATGATGGAGCGGTTCGGCACCGACGAGCAGCGCCGCGAATTCTCCCAAGCCATGATCACCGGCGAGCGGTCGATGGCCTTCGGCTTGACCGAACCCGAGCACGGTTCGGACGCGACCTGGCTGGAAACCCGCGCCGAACTCGACGGTGACACGTGGGTGATCAACGGCGCCAAGCGGTTCAACACCGGAGTGCATCGAGCCACCCACGACCTGGTGTTCGCCCGCACCTCCGGCGACGCGGGCTCGGCGCGCGGCATCACCGCGTTCCTGGTGCCCACCGACACTCCGGGATTCACCATCCCGTTCTACTGGTGGACCTTCAACATGCCCACCGACCACGGCGAGGTCGAACTCCGCAATGTACGGGTGCCCGCCGAAGCGGTGCTCGGCGAAGTCGACGGCGGGTTGGACGTGGCCCAGACCTTCCTGCACGAAAACCGGATCCGCCAAGCCGCCTCCAGCCTGGGCGCCGCGCAGTACTGCATCGACCGCGCCGCCGAATACGCCCGGCAACGCATCGTGTTCGGCAAGCCGCTGTCGGTCAACCAGGCGGTGCAGTGGCCGTTGGCCGAATTGCAGACCGAGGCCCAGATGGTGCGACTGCTGGTGAACTACGCGGCCTGGCACCTGGACCGCGACCACCACCTGGAGGTCTCCGACAAGGTGTCGATGGCCAACTACCGCGCCAACCGGCTGGTGTGCGAAGCCGCCGACCGCGCCATTCAGATCCACGGCGGAATCGGCTACACCCGCCACGAGCAGTTCGAGCACATCTATCGACACCACCGCCGCTACCGAATCACCGAAGGCGCCGAGGAGATCCAGATCCGCCGGGTCGCGCAGCGACTGTTCGGATTCGACCGCCGGCGATGA
- a CDS encoding acyl-CoA dehydrogenase family protein — MAINLELPRKLQEVIEMTHAGAAEMLRPISRKYDAREHAYPVELDTLETLFDGVSGAGGNAMAGAEAFRDAGEQTGNRNAANMAAMLQVLEMSWGDVALMLSVPYQGLGNAAISGVATDEQLARLGKVWAAMAITEPSFGSDSAAVTTTATLDGDEYVINGEKIFVTAGSRCTHIVVWATLDKALGRAAIKSFIVPREHPGVIVERLEHKLGIKASDTAVIRFDNARIPKDNLLGSPEINTEKSFSGVMETFDNTRPIVAAMAVGVARAALEELRKMLTAAGIEISYDKPAHAQSAPAAEFLRMEADWESANLLTLRSAWQADNSIPNSKEASMGKAKAGRVASDITLKAVEMAGTLGYSEQMLLEKWSRDSKILDIFEGTQQIQLLVVARRLLGLSSAELK, encoded by the coding sequence ATGGCAATCAATTTGGAACTGCCCCGCAAACTGCAGGAAGTCATTGAGATGACTCATGCCGGGGCCGCCGAGATGCTGCGCCCCATCTCGCGCAAGTACGACGCGCGCGAGCACGCCTACCCGGTCGAGCTGGACACCCTGGAAACCCTGTTCGACGGGGTCTCCGGGGCCGGCGGTAACGCGATGGCCGGCGCCGAGGCCTTCCGCGATGCCGGCGAGCAGACCGGTAACCGCAACGCGGCCAACATGGCGGCAATGTTGCAGGTGCTCGAGATGAGCTGGGGCGATGTCGCTTTGATGCTGTCGGTGCCCTACCAGGGCCTCGGCAACGCGGCGATCTCCGGTGTGGCCACCGATGAACAGCTCGCCCGGCTGGGCAAGGTGTGGGCCGCAATGGCCATCACCGAGCCGAGCTTCGGCTCCGACTCGGCCGCGGTGACCACGACGGCGACCCTTGACGGCGACGAGTACGTGATCAACGGCGAGAAGATCTTCGTCACCGCCGGATCACGCTGCACCCACATCGTGGTGTGGGCGACGCTGGACAAGGCGCTGGGTCGGGCGGCGATCAAATCGTTCATCGTGCCGCGCGAGCACCCGGGTGTCATCGTCGAGCGCCTGGAGCACAAGCTCGGCATCAAGGCCTCCGACACCGCGGTGATCCGGTTCGACAATGCCCGCATCCCCAAGGACAACCTGCTGGGCAGTCCGGAGATCAACACCGAGAAGAGCTTCTCCGGGGTCATGGAGACCTTCGACAACACCCGCCCGATCGTGGCCGCCATGGCGGTCGGGGTCGCGCGGGCCGCGCTCGAAGAGCTGCGCAAGATGCTCACCGCCGCCGGCATCGAGATCTCCTACGACAAGCCGGCACACGCCCAGAGCGCGCCGGCCGCGGAGTTCCTGCGGATGGAGGCTGACTGGGAGTCGGCGAATCTGCTGACGCTGCGCTCGGCGTGGCAGGCCGACAACAGCATCCCCAACTCCAAAGAGGCGTCGATGGGCAAGGCGAAAGCCGGCCGGGTCGCCAGCGACATCACCCTCAAGGCCGTCGAAATGGCCGGCACCCTGGGCTACTCCGAGCAGATGCTGCTGGAGAAGTGGAGCCGCGACTCGAAGATCCTCGACATCTTCGAGGGCACCCAGCAGATCCAGCTGCTGGTGGTGGCCCGCCGGCTGCTGGGCCTGTCGTCGGCCGAGCTGAAGTAG
- a CDS encoding phosphotransferase family protein, with amino-acid sequence MTADQLADRLADVLRPVLGPVTVEGLRALTGGASRITWAFDVLADNQERRALILRTGPLEELYASMELEAQAQRAAGQAGAPVPNVLVADNSPAALGNPYLICDLIGGETVVRRIERQLDDAGREQLLLQCAQALGAIHRADPGGVALSAEDQLSACRAQLDAMPDTTAAFEWAFRRLAADRPPPVPTQLVHGDFRMGNLMVSSDGDLAAVLDWELVHLGDGCEDLAWFCLRAWRFGAPLERAAGGLGDIDAFLAAYAQASGHRVEPERFDWWLLLGTLRWGIICRYQAQRHLSGQTRSVELATIGRRVSESEWDVLRLLDGVRP; translated from the coding sequence ATGACCGCCGACCAGCTCGCCGACCGGCTGGCCGATGTGCTGAGGCCGGTGTTGGGCCCCGTCACGGTCGAGGGCCTGCGCGCCCTGACCGGCGGTGCCAGCCGGATCACCTGGGCTTTCGATGTGCTTGCTGACAACCAGGAACGCCGGGCACTGATTCTGCGCACCGGGCCGCTCGAGGAGCTCTACGCCAGCATGGAACTCGAAGCGCAGGCGCAGCGCGCCGCAGGCCAGGCCGGTGCGCCGGTGCCGAATGTGCTGGTCGCCGATAATTCTCCTGCAGCACTGGGGAATCCGTACCTCATCTGCGACCTGATCGGCGGCGAGACGGTGGTTCGCCGTATCGAGCGCCAGCTCGATGACGCCGGACGCGAACAACTGCTGCTCCAGTGCGCGCAGGCGCTCGGTGCGATCCACCGGGCCGACCCGGGGGGCGTCGCGCTGAGCGCCGAAGACCAGCTGTCCGCGTGCCGCGCTCAGCTCGATGCCATGCCCGATACCACCGCTGCCTTCGAGTGGGCGTTTCGGCGGCTGGCCGCCGATCGTCCACCGCCGGTGCCAACACAGCTGGTCCACGGCGATTTCCGGATGGGCAACCTGATGGTCTCCAGCGACGGTGACCTGGCCGCCGTGCTGGACTGGGAGCTGGTGCACCTCGGCGACGGTTGTGAGGACTTGGCCTGGTTCTGCCTGCGAGCCTGGCGGTTCGGTGCACCGCTGGAGCGCGCCGCCGGTGGCCTGGGCGATATCGACGCCTTTCTGGCCGCCTATGCGCAGGCCAGCGGGCACCGCGTCGAGCCGGAAAGGTTCGACTGGTGGCTACTGTTGGGCACACTGCGATGGGGCATCATCTGCCGCTACCAGGCACAGCGTCACCTCAGCGGACAAACCCGTTCGGTGGAACTGGCGACCATCGGTCGGCGGGTCTCCGAATCCGAATGGGACGTGCTGCGCCTGCTCGATGGAGTCCGGCCATGA